From a region of the Acomys russatus chromosome 4, mAcoRus1.1, whole genome shotgun sequence genome:
- the Hspa12b gene encoding heat shock 70 kDa protein 12B encodes MLTVPEMGLQGLYISSSPERSPVPSPPGSPRTQESCGIAPLTPSQSPKPEARVPQQASFSVVVAIDFGTTASGYAFSFASDPEAIHMMRKWEGGDPGVAHQKTPTCLLLTPEGIFHSFGYTARDYYHDLDPEEARDWLYFEKFKMKIHSATDLTLKTQLEAVNGKKMPALEVFAHALRFFKEHALQELREQNQCMLENAVRWVLTVPAIWKQPAKQFMREAAYLAGLVSREDAEKLLIALEPEAASVYCRKLRLHQLMDLSCRTAGGGRLGERRSIDSSFRHAREQLRKSRHSRTFLVESGVGELWAEMQEGDRYMVADCGGGTVDLTVHQLEQPHGTLKELYKASGGPYGAVGVDLAFEQLLCRIFGEDFIAKFKRQRPAAWVDLTIAFEARKRTAGSHHTGALNISLPFSFIDFYRKQRGHNVETALRRSSVNFVKWSSQGMLRMSSEAMNELFQPTVTGIIQHIEMLLAKPEVQGVKLLFLVGGFAESPVLQHAVQAALGPRGLRVVVPHDVGLTILKGAVLFGQAPGVVRVRRSPLTYGVGVLNRFVPGHHPPEKLLVRDGRRWCTDVFERFVAAEQSVALGEEVRRSYCPARPGQRRVLINLYCCSAEDARFITDPGVRKCAALSLELEPEGCPENTGTSPSRREIRAAMQFGDTEIKVTAVDVSTNRSVRAAIDFLSN; translated from the exons ATGCTGACTGTCCCGGAAATGGGCCTGCAAGGGCTGTATATCA GTTCTAGCCCAGAGAGATCCCCGGTGCCCAGCCCACCAGGCTCCCCAAGGACCCAGGAAAGCTGTGGCATTGCCCCCCTCACACCTTCACAGTCTCCA aagccagaggcccgAGTCCCACAGCAGGCTTCCTTCTCTGTGGTTGTGGCCATCGACTTTGGGACCACAGCAAGTGGCTATGCCTTCAGCTTCGCTAGTGACCCTGAGGCCATCCACATGATGAG gaaatgggagggaggggacccAGGCGTGGCCCACCAGAAGACCCCTACTTGTCTGCTGCTTACCCCAGAGGGCATCTTTCACAGTTTTGGCTACACTGCCCGTGACTACTACCACGACCTAGACCCGGAGGAGGCTCGGGACTGGCTCTACTTTGAGAAGTTTAAGATGAAGATCCACAGTGCCACC GATCTCACCTTGAAGACCCAGCTAGAGGCAGTGAATGGAAAGAAGATGCCGGCACTGGAGGTGTTTGCCCATGCCCTCCGCTTTTTCAAGGAGCACGCCCTTCAG GAGCTCAGAGAGCAGAACCAGTGCATGCTTGAGAACGCTGTACGCTGGGTGCTGACAGTGCCTGCCATCTGGAAACAGCCAGCTAAGCAGTTCATGAGAGAGGCTGCCTACCTG gctggcctggtgtcTCGAGAGGATGCAGAAAAACTACTAATTGCCCTGGAGCCTGAGGCCGCCTCTGTCTACTGTCGAAAACTTCGCCTGCACCAGCTCATGGACCTGAGTTGCCGGACTGCAGGTGGTGGGCGCCTGGGTGAGCGCCGGTCTATTGACTCCAGCTTTCGGCATG CCCGGGAGCAGCTGCGCAAGTCTCGCCACAGCCGAACGTTCCTGGTAGAGTCCGGTGTGGGAGAACTGTGGGCAGAGATGCAGGAAg GAGACCGCTACATGGTGGCGGACTGTGGGGGTGGCACCGTGGACCTGACCGTACACCAGCTGGAGCAACCTCATGGCACCCTCAAGGAGCTCTACAAGGCTTCTG GCGGCCCTTATGGTGCGGTAGGGGTGGACTTGGCCTTTGAGCAGCTGCTCTGCCGCATATTCGGGGAGGATTTCATCGCCAAATTCAAAAGGCAACGGCCAGCAGCTTGGGTGGATCTAACCATTGCCTTCGAGGCCCGCAAACGCACGGCAGGCTCGCACCACACGGGGGCGCTCAACATTTCACTCCCCTTCTCTTTCATCGACTTCTACCGCAAACAGCGAGGCCACAATGTGGAGACCGCTCTGCGCAGGAGCAG TGTGAACTTCGTGAAGTGGTCCTCACAGGGGATGCTCCGGATGTCCAGTGAGGCTATGAATGAGCTGTTCCAGCCCACAGTCACTGGGATTATCCAGCACATAG AGATGCTGCTGGCTAAGCCTGAGGTGCAAGGTGTAAAGCTGCTATTCTTGGTGGGAGGCTTTGCGGAGTCCCCGGTGCTGCAGCATGCGGTGCAGGCAGCACTGGGTCCTCGTGGCCTGCGCGTTGTGGTTCCTCACGATGTGGGCCTCACCATCCTCAAGGGAGCAGTGCTCTTTGGCCAGGCACCTGGTGTGGTGCGAGTCCGCCGCTCTCCTCTCACTTATGGCGTGGGCGTGCTCAACCGTTTTGTGCCTGGCCACCACCCACCCGAGAAACTGCTGGTTCGGGATGGGCGCCGCTGGTGCACTGATGTCTTTGAGCGCTTCGTAGCAGCAGAGCAGTCGGTGGCCCTGGGAGAGGAGGTGCGACGCAGCTACTGCCCTGCTCGCCCAGGCCAGCGGCGTGTGCTCATCAATCTGTACTGCTGTTCTGCGGAGGATGCACGCTTCATCACTGACCCTGGTGTGCGCAAGTGTGCTGCACTCAGCCTGGAGCTTGAGCCCGAAGGCTGCCCGGAAAACACCGGCACATCCCCCAGCCGCCGCGAGATCCGGGCTGCCATGCAGTTTGGTGATACCGAGATTAAGGTCACTGCTGTGGATGTCAGCACTAATCGCTCTGTGCGAGCAGCCATCGACTTTCTTTCCAACTGA